ACAGAACAATTCGCCCAGTCTGGAAACTCACTTGAGGTATGGAAAAGTCACACTCTAGGAGCAGATTTCTAGCCTTTGACATGATCTCGGTCTTTTTCTTGTGTGCAAAGTGAACCTCAACATCATCAGCAAACTTGCTCAGTCTGCTATCATTGTCATCTGATGCGGAGATGAACTTAAGGTCTTTTAAAGCAGATTCAAATTCAATTGTACATTTGACGATTTTCTGAAAGTCGGGAAGTTTTGATGCATCTGTTGGTACAACCTGAAACCAGACACCTAGAGTGACTATCTGCAAGTGTTAAATACTCACTTACACCATGGTTCTTAGAAACTGAAAGTGAAACTATCAATGAAATAATTGCCCTAGTTCATAATATAGCCCAAGGATATGATCAATTCATCAAGTATATTTCATTGACTGGGATTAGTTACTTCTGAGCTTGCATATCATGAAGTAATAACTAGGTTCAATCCAATTGTCAACTGAAAATAATTAGTATACAACTCTTAGAATAGTTTCAACTTTCAATGCATGGATACAGTCTCGGTTCAATCAGGATTCATATAAATAGAGCTTACAGGCTAACCTTTGAAAGAAAGCTGGATATTATCAGCTCTGCTATCCTTGGCCATGTTGACCTTCCAAAACACCGGATCCAAGAATCATTCTGGAAGCAAATGCTCCTGTAAATGAATTTGATAAACAGCAAAATCCCTGAATAAAGCAACTCCCCAGCAACATCTTCATGCTGAAAATGGAAATCATATATTTAGAAACAAACTAGCAGTGTAATTTACAATTCTTCAATTGAGTCTAGAATAAAACCAAAAGCACACCTCCGTAAAGAAACAAAGTAAAAAACACAAACACACACACAGGTGCACATGCGCACAAAAAGACAATAATCATGAAATGGGTAAATCATCAAGTTGATACCAATACTGTGCAGAACATTACATTCACCTTATTATCTGGAGATGGAACTAGCTTCAGTACAGCTAATTCAGGATTCAGTTCCTCTATAAATGAAAGAGGTTGCCCATGTTTTACAAATGGATTCATAACATGCTTGATCATCAAATCAGCAACTTTAGCAAGCCCATACTCTAGAATACCAACTGCCTACAAATTGCTTTAAGTGAGAGGAAGCAATAGCACAAATAGATAAACCTGAGCTTATcaaatttaaatagataaacctgagcttttcaaatttaaaatttacatgACCGCAGTAATGAAATTtacacaaaaataaaaggagATAAATTAACTTACATCCATTGCCTCCAGAACTGTTTGTAGCTGAACCCCAGTCAGATTCTCAACTTGTAAGTGATATCTAACTTCAACTTGATTCAAGTCCCCATCAAATCGCACAGACTTTTCCATTAACTTCAAAAGGACCTCTTGAATCTACAAACCCAAACCGAATTCCTCTAAAACAATcacaaactaaataaaaatcacaaattaTCCAAACGTCATTACTATCACAGAAATAATAGGAACTGATTATATGGGTAAACCTAATTACACCTGTACTTAGTCTCTGCTCGGGGCAAAGACATAATGATGAAACAATGCAACACATAACATCCATGAATGTTCGTCTCTGTTCATTTTAACATTTTCATGCACCAACACTGATCCATTCACTTCACTCTATCTCCATATGAATTAAAAGATTCTCAGCATCTCTAACCAGTCAAAATAAACATTCAACATGAACGAATCATTAAAGGTAATTCTTTTATACCTCATCAAAGCACTGAAACCATTCCTTCCGCAAAAATCCATACACCAATGGCTCTCCATCCTCAACACCACCATTACCATTACCAACATTTCCACTAACCCTAAGCGCCACCTTCAGCTCCTTCAACCCTTCAGCAGCGAAGCCAAACCGTCCATTCCTTAACGCTTCCCTAACACTCTCCAACATCTCATTCGCCGCAAGAATTGTCCTCACCAACCCTAACAGCTCCCTCTTCACCCTCAGCTCCTCCCTCTTCTCCCTAATCTCCGCCACAACCTCGCGCACCTCGGCATCGATCATCTGGTCGGAGATGAGCTTGAGGACTCCGGCGAGGTCGTCGGAGAGAAGCTGGGACTGGGAAACGGCGTCATTGGCGAGAGAAAAGAGTGACTCGAAGTTGTCGCGGTGGGAGAGGATGTAGGATTGGACCTTGGATCGGATCTGAAGGGAATGCGATTCTAGTCGCTGGATGAGGAGGCGGAGATCCGGTGCGGAGAGCGGCGTTGTTGGATCGGAGAGGTCGTGCGCCGAGAGGAGATCTCGGACGTTGATCGCGTCGAAGATCGAGTCCATCGGACGGttgagagagagggagaggtgGATTGAGGGTGCAGGTAGCTGCAGTTGGATAAAATGGAGGCGTACGGTGGTGATAGTTAACGTGCGCCTTCGTTTGGGGATGTTTTGGGTGAGAGCTAACGTGCGCTCCGCGAGTGATGAGTGATGGTTGAGGGTTGAGACTGGTAAACTGAGTTTGGACTTCATGGACTGGAACGTGCGTCGTTGTTCGTGTGTGTCCGACCCGGTTCACAAATGGATCCAGATCTTCAATtgtgatttttatttaattaaattcttttgttaaactttataattttttaaatttataattaaatttttacattttaaaaaattttaattaaatttttatactaattttaaatttataattaaatatttttaacattaaatGTTATATAAACATTTTATCCACCTTACAATACTAACGAATATATCTTAAATTTTTgacatattttattatattaaaatatttttaaaaatattaaacacataattataaatttaaaattggtataaaaatttaattaaaattttttaaaatataaaaatttaattataaatttaataaaattataaaaattaataaagtaatttattttttttattaaacaaaCACTTAAACCGGTTGTTTGGATCGGATCCTATGATCTGAAATATGGACCCAATCCTTGGATGTTAAATTACAGTTACACCCTCCctccaaaatttaaattacagtTACAACCTCACTCCCCTTTCCCGATACTCCATAGGCCACTTCAGCTTTCAAGTTTCAACTGCAAAATTCAATCTTCTTCAGCTAAATCCGTTTCCAATGCTTCAAATAAATTTTGGGCATTCCTCACATTCACCGAAATGATTCTTCACCTCAGTCAAAATCGCTCCTTTCTCTtcgtaaaccctaagctaccaccaccaccatttcAACCACAAACCCGGTTACGTTTTTCCTTCAAAGCTCGAACCTTTCGAGTTTTTAACTCCACCCATATCGCTACTTTGAATAACTTCTCTCCTGTTGAGTCTAAACGCGTGCCTCGTCATGTGAAAATTGAAGCTCAGCGTGTTCTTATGGATTACTTGCATTCAACACGTGGCTACAGCTTCTTGGATGCTGAGTATATCAGTAAGAATTGCCCCAACTTTGTTAAATCTTTGATTGCAAATATTTTTGTTGGTGGAAatgatgttgatgttgatgttgatggTGTTGCTCATTCATTGAGGAAGTTTCTAAGGTACAATCCCATTAACGAGTTTGAACCATTCTTTGAGAGCATAGGGATTAGCCCCTCTGAGTTGCAAGATTTTCTACCTAGTGGCATGTTTTTCTTAGCTGATGATTCTGCTTTGGTTGATAATTTCCATGTTCTGTGTAACTATGGTGTACCTAGGAACAGGATTGGAGAGATTTATAAGGAAGCAAAAGAGGTATTTGGGTACCCTAAGGGGTTCTTGTTG
The Arachis stenosperma cultivar V10309 chromosome 7, arast.V10309.gnm1.PFL2, whole genome shotgun sequence genome window above contains:
- the LOC130940872 gene encoding centromere/kinetochore protein zw10 homolog, with translation MDSIFDAINVRDLLSAHDLSDPTTPLSAPDLRLLIQRLESHSLQIRSKVQSYILSHRDNFESLFSLANDAVSQSQLLSDDLAGVLKLISDQMIDAEVREVVAEIREKREELRVKRELLGLVRTILAANEMLESVREALRNGRFGFAAEGLKELKVALRVSGNVGNGNGGVEDGEPLVYGFLRKEWFQCFDEIQEVLLKLMEKSVRFDGDLNQVEVRYHLQVENLTGVQLQTVLEAMDAVGILEYGLAKVADLMIKHVMNPFVKHGQPLSFIEELNPELAVLKLVPSPDNKHEDVAGELLYSGILLFIKFIYRSICFQNDSWIRCFGRSTWPRIAELIISSFLSKVVPTDASKLPDFQKIVKCTIEFESALKDLKFISASDDNDSRLSKFADDVEVHFAHKKKTEIMSKARNLLLECDFSIPQEYTRKGSIGKNDGASMQSSSHVVDLLFLSERCLVSKAAKQLMELVHQTLQDVCLSSTRVALEFYRAARDAILLYEVVVPVKLERQLDGINQVAVLMHNDCLYLSQEILGLAFEYRTDFPSSLKEHAVFVDLAPRFQLLAEGILQRQVHRVIYNLKEAIDGADGFQNTHQMKEFESAKFSIEQVVFILEKVRIIWEPLLLPSTYRKSMSTVIESVFSRIARDILLLDDMAADETLQLQRLIQLMLESLSPLFNSLATMDQKSHEFSGESLDNLIPSLSKIRKLSELLDMPLKSITASWENKELISCGFTITEVEDFIKAIFTDSPLRRDCLWKIHNANF